A single region of the Sandaracinaceae bacterium genome encodes:
- a CDS encoding molybdopterin-dependent oxidoreductase, whose translation MPVHYTTCNICEATCGLAVHVERGRIARIEPDRDHVASRGYACVKGLAMREVQHSPDRLVYPQKRVGAEFVRISWEQALREIGDKARALREAHGADALSVYLGNPISFSFLAPMLAAGFAQGLGTKNFFQTGSQDCNNKFVVAQRMYGFPFVQPYPDVDRTSLLVCVGSNPVVSRMSFIHLPDPVRRLEAIVRRGGRVVFVNPRRTESARQLGEQVFIRPDTDVFFYLSFLHEVLQHGVDRTHVERHMSGFATLEPLARAWPPEKTAQVTGIAPDVLRELVRAYLAADGAALFCSTGVNQGSHGTLAFWLQEVINAITGNLDRAGGTLVGQPIVPDLMRTLRKAGNTMRPDRSRVGDLPSCVDSFPAGIMADEILTPGPGQVRGLFVLSGNPVLSVPNAGGRLTRALRELELLVTVDIFRTETGQLAHYVLPGTTALQRPNIPFVFQSFMGASPTPFMQYSERVLPPEGEQRDEVDILLQLAHACDAPLFGSRGLATVLRTWQQLGRVPGFGATVGLTHERLLDVVLRATRQGSRRSHRATPHGVLRPPHAGGTFLGTRVVTDDGRVQLAPRDLVALARELPDAYERELTQRTRLKLISKREPLSHNSWMHNVPRFVRGRHTTNYVYMHPEDALAAGLRDGDMAMVRSEVGSIALPVAITEDMMPGAVALPHGWGHQDADGLRVASATNGQNVNLLARTGPDALEPLSGMAQLNGIVVEIVSAP comes from the coding sequence GTGCCGGTCCACTACACCACCTGCAACATCTGCGAGGCCACATGCGGCCTGGCCGTTCACGTCGAGCGCGGCCGCATCGCCCGCATCGAACCCGACCGCGACCACGTCGCCAGTCGCGGCTACGCGTGCGTGAAGGGCCTCGCGATGCGCGAGGTCCAGCACTCCCCCGACCGCTTGGTGTATCCGCAGAAGCGTGTGGGCGCCGAATTCGTGCGCATCTCCTGGGAGCAGGCGCTACGCGAGATCGGGGACAAGGCGCGGGCCCTGCGAGAAGCGCACGGAGCCGACGCCCTCAGCGTGTACCTGGGCAACCCGATCAGCTTCAGCTTCCTGGCGCCCATGCTCGCGGCCGGCTTCGCGCAGGGGCTCGGCACCAAGAACTTCTTCCAGACGGGCTCTCAGGACTGCAACAACAAGTTCGTCGTGGCGCAGCGCATGTACGGCTTCCCGTTCGTGCAGCCCTACCCGGACGTGGACCGCACCTCGCTACTCGTCTGCGTCGGGTCCAATCCGGTCGTCAGCCGCATGAGCTTCATCCACCTGCCGGACCCCGTACGCCGGCTGGAGGCGATCGTGCGCCGTGGTGGGCGCGTGGTCTTCGTCAACCCGCGTCGGACCGAGAGCGCGCGGCAGCTCGGCGAGCAGGTCTTCATCCGCCCCGACACCGACGTGTTCTTCTACCTCTCGTTCCTGCACGAGGTCCTGCAGCACGGCGTGGACCGTACCCATGTGGAGCGCCACATGAGCGGCTTCGCGACGCTCGAGCCGCTCGCGCGCGCGTGGCCTCCGGAGAAAACGGCCCAGGTGACCGGCATCGCCCCTGACGTCCTACGCGAGCTGGTGCGCGCCTACCTCGCGGCGGACGGAGCCGCGCTGTTCTGCTCCACGGGCGTGAACCAGGGCAGCCACGGCACGCTCGCCTTCTGGTTGCAGGAGGTCATCAACGCCATCACCGGGAACCTCGATCGCGCGGGCGGCACGCTGGTGGGGCAGCCGATCGTGCCGGACCTCATGCGCACGCTGCGCAAGGCCGGAAACACCATGCGCCCGGACCGCAGCCGCGTGGGGGACCTCCCGTCGTGCGTGGACAGCTTCCCGGCGGGCATCATGGCCGACGAGATCCTCACGCCCGGCCCCGGCCAGGTGCGCGGTCTGTTCGTACTGTCCGGCAACCCCGTGCTGTCGGTACCCAACGCGGGGGGTCGCCTCACGCGCGCCCTGAGAGAGCTGGAGCTGCTGGTGACGGTCGACATCTTCCGCACCGAGACCGGGCAGCTGGCGCACTACGTGCTACCTGGCACGACGGCCTTGCAGCGCCCCAACATCCCGTTCGTGTTCCAGTCGTTCATGGGCGCGTCCCCCACCCCCTTCATGCAGTACAGCGAGCGCGTACTGCCGCCCGAGGGCGAGCAGCGCGACGAGGTGGACATCCTCTTGCAGCTCGCCCACGCATGCGACGCGCCGCTGTTCGGCTCGCGCGGCCTCGCGACGGTCCTGCGCACGTGGCAGCAGCTTGGGCGCGTGCCTGGCTTTGGCGCGACGGTCGGCCTCACCCACGAGCGCCTGCTGGACGTGGTGCTGCGAGCCACGCGACAGGGGTCGCGACGGAGCCATCGGGCCACACCGCACGGCGTGCTGCGCCCACCCCACGCTGGCGGCACCTTCCTCGGCACACGCGTGGTCACGGACGATGGTCGCGTGCAGCTGGCCCCACGGGACCTCGTGGCCCTGGCGCGCGAGCTGCCCGACGCGTACGAGCGCGAGCTGACGCAACGCACACGGCTCAAGCTGATCAGCAAGCGCGAGCCCCTCAGCCACAACAGCTGGATGCACAACGTCCCGCGCTTCGTGCGTGGAAGGCACACGACCAACTACGTCTACATGCACCCCGAGGACGCACTCGCGGCCGGACTGCGCGACGGGGACATGGCCATGGTGCGTAGTGAGGTGGGCAGCATCGCGCTGCCAGTCGCCATCACGGAGGACATGATGCCGGGCGCCGTCGCGCTGCCGCACGGCTGGGGCCATCAGGACGCCGACGGACTGCGCGTGGCCTCGGCCACGAATGGGCAGAACGTGAACTTGCTGGCGCGCACGGGCCCCGATGCGCTGGAGCCGCTGTCCGGCATGGCACAGCTGAACGGCATCGTGGTCGAGATCGTGAGCGCGCCGTGA
- a CDS encoding alpha/beta hydrolase: MSPTLRAPFQQLRFSELPERPRLPHPYASTPARELQLETRAFGPVRVHCRVTGEGPPLLLVHGLMTSSYSFRYVLEPLGRHFTVYVPDLPGSGRSAMPDRSYHPERYVEFLSELIDALDIRGCAAVGNSLGGYLGMRLALHDAAALSRLVNLHSPGIPLPRLHLLRAALGLPLSEAVLQRAIALHPELWVQRNVHYFDETLKSREETREYAAPLRTFEGRHAFFRILRETLDVDEMARFTGELETRRARGERFPIPLQLMYAPRDPMVPPRVGDRLRALLPGAEFVALTRGSHFAHVDAPDAFLDAALPFLTRA; encoded by the coding sequence ATGAGCCCGACACTCCGCGCCCCATTCCAGCAGCTGCGCTTCTCCGAGCTCCCGGAGCGCCCTCGCCTCCCCCACCCCTACGCCAGCACGCCGGCGCGCGAGCTGCAGCTGGAGACACGCGCGTTCGGTCCCGTGCGGGTACACTGCCGCGTCACGGGCGAGGGACCGCCGCTGTTGCTGGTGCACGGCCTGATGACCTCGAGCTACTCGTTTCGGTATGTGCTCGAGCCACTCGGACGGCACTTCACCGTATACGTGCCAGACCTCCCCGGCAGCGGGCGCAGCGCCATGCCAGACCGCTCCTATCACCCGGAGCGCTACGTGGAGTTCCTGTCCGAGCTGATCGACGCGCTCGACATCCGAGGCTGCGCCGCGGTGGGGAACTCGCTGGGCGGCTACCTGGGGATGCGGTTGGCCCTGCACGACGCCGCCGCGCTGTCGCGACTGGTGAACCTGCATTCGCCGGGCATCCCCCTGCCGCGCCTGCACCTGCTGCGTGCGGCCCTCGGGCTCCCGCTGAGCGAAGCCGTGCTGCAGCGCGCCATCGCCCTGCATCCCGAGCTCTGGGTACAGCGCAACGTGCACTACTTCGACGAGACCTTGAAGTCGCGCGAAGAGACCCGCGAGTACGCCGCGCCGCTGCGGACGTTCGAGGGGCGCCACGCGTTCTTCCGCATCCTGCGCGAGACCCTCGACGTGGACGAGATGGCCCGCTTCACAGGCGAGCTCGAGACGCGTCGTGCGCGAGGCGAGCGCTTTCCGATCCCGCTCCAGCTCATGTACGCGCCGCGCGATCCGATGGTGCCACCCCGCGTGGGCGACCGGCTGCGGGCGCTCCTGCCGGGAGCGGAATTCGTCGCGCTGACGCGAGGCTCGCACTTCGCCCACGTCGACGCGCCGGACGCTTTCTTGGACGCGGCGCTCCCGTTCCTCACGCGCGCGTAG
- the msrA gene encoding peptide-methionine (S)-S-oxide reductase MsrA gives MFFGHKKLTLPSPDEALPGRTTPMIVPQEHFVLAGAPLVAPFPEGSARALFGLGCFWGAERKFWQTDGVVSTAVGYAAGHTPNPTYDEVCSGQTGHNEVVLVVFDPARVSYDTLLKVFWESHDPTQGMRQGNDRGTQYRSGIYTYDEAQHRAALASRDAFAPRLAAAGYGPITTEILDAPPFYYAESYHQQYLGKNPGGYCGLGGTGVSCPVGPTV, from the coding sequence ATGTTCTTCGGTCACAAGAAGCTCACCCTCCCGAGCCCGGACGAGGCCCTGCCTGGCAGGACCACCCCGATGATCGTTCCGCAGGAGCACTTCGTGCTCGCAGGAGCGCCACTGGTGGCCCCTTTCCCGGAGGGCAGCGCGCGAGCGCTCTTCGGCCTGGGCTGCTTCTGGGGCGCCGAGCGGAAGTTCTGGCAGACGGACGGGGTGGTCAGCACCGCGGTGGGCTACGCGGCCGGGCACACGCCCAACCCCACGTACGACGAGGTCTGCTCTGGACAGACAGGCCACAACGAGGTGGTGCTGGTGGTCTTCGACCCGGCCCGCGTGTCGTACGACACCCTGCTGAAGGTCTTCTGGGAGAGCCATGACCCCACCCAGGGCATGCGACAGGGCAACGACCGCGGCACCCAGTATCGCTCGGGTATCTACACCTACGACGAGGCGCAGCACCGCGCCGCGCTCGCCTCACGAGACGCGTTCGCGCCGCGTCTGGCTGCTGCGGGGTACGGGCCCATCACCACCGAGATCCTCGACGCCCCGCCCTTCTACTACGCCGAGTCCTACCATCAGCAGTACCTCGGCAAGAACCCAGGGGGCTACTGCGGTCTCGGTGGCACGGGGGTCTCCTGCCCTGTGGGCCCCACGGTCTAG
- a CDS encoding sterol desaturase family protein, with protein MSYPAWLAGISLAFALLERARPRYSAQRVLRRGVVRDLLYVVWNGHFLAVVLALAANPLAGVVDRLASDHLGMDLHRAVAAGWAPALQFGVGLVAMDFAQWCIHNLLHRVPLLWRFHKVHHAIVELDWLGNLRFHWFEIVVYRTLQYLPLAFFGFSAEVRFALAVFNTAVGHFTHANLRAPIGPLGYVLNHPAMHAWHHVHPDAGPVNKNFGITLSVWDWLFGTAYVPHEPPARLGFEGIETFPETFPGQLLYPLPVEAKLRQLTERARSPQ; from the coding sequence ATGAGCTACCCCGCATGGCTGGCTGGCATCTCGCTGGCGTTCGCCCTGCTCGAGCGGGCCCGCCCCCGCTACTCCGCGCAGCGCGTCTTGCGCCGGGGCGTCGTCCGCGACCTGCTCTACGTGGTTTGGAACGGGCACTTCTTGGCGGTGGTGCTCGCGCTGGCGGCAAACCCCCTCGCGGGCGTCGTCGATCGGCTGGCGTCCGACCACCTGGGCATGGACCTGCACCGCGCCGTCGCGGCGGGCTGGGCCCCCGCGCTCCAGTTCGGCGTGGGCCTCGTCGCGATGGACTTCGCTCAGTGGTGCATCCACAACCTGCTGCACCGCGTCCCGCTGCTGTGGCGCTTCCACAAGGTGCACCACGCCATCGTGGAGCTCGACTGGCTGGGCAACCTGCGCTTCCACTGGTTCGAGATCGTGGTGTACCGGACGCTCCAGTACCTGCCGCTCGCGTTCTTCGGCTTCTCCGCCGAGGTGCGCTTCGCGCTGGCCGTGTTCAACACCGCGGTGGGGCACTTCACGCACGCCAACCTGCGCGCACCCATCGGGCCGCTCGGCTATGTGCTGAACCACCCGGCCATGCACGCCTGGCACCACGTGCACCCCGACGCTGGCCCCGTGAACAAGAACTTCGGGATCACGCTGTCGGTCTGGGACTGGCTGTTCGGCACGGCCTACGTGCCCCACGAGCCCCCGGCCCGGCTGGGCTTCGAGGGCATCGAGACCTTCCCCGAGACCTTCCCCGGGCAGCTGCTGTATCCGCTGCCCGTGGAGGCCAAGCTGCGTCAGTTGACCGAGCGGGCGCGGTCGCCCCAGTAG
- a CDS encoding AMP-binding protein: protein MSANHLFEPTLMPHLIIDGLNRYHDRPCLYLGDEMQTYREVREKTSQLIQALNSKGIGKGSRTAIISANRPEVLHNIAAGSIAGVCATALHPLGSLDDHAYVIENAGIETLIYDPTAFDGLAKALKERVPTLKNLLAFGPTEVGEDYCALAATFEPKPLVAADITAEDLNTIVFTGGTTGRPKGVLQPYRSGAYMTMVQMAEWEWPEEIRFLVATPLSHAAAAVFVPTLQRGGALYATKGFTPDIFFDTVEKHRITTTFLVPVMVYALLDHPRAKTADISSLETLFYGASPMSPARLQQGVEQWGQIFFQFFGQSEAPMVLTHMKKKEHDLSKPERFSSCGRPAPWVHMALLDDEDKPVPAGEAGEICVRGPLVMKGYHELPEETAKAFSGGWLHTGDVGRLDEDGFLYIVDRKKDMIVTGGFNVFPRELEDVISAHPSVAMVSVIGVPDERWGEAVKAVVVLKPGVEGTQELAMELKERVKEAKGSVQTPKSVDFVDKIPLSAVGKPDKKALRATYWGDRARSVN from the coding sequence ATGAGCGCGAACCACCTCTTCGAGCCGACGTTGATGCCCCACCTCATCATCGACGGGCTCAACCGCTACCACGACCGCCCCTGCCTGTACCTCGGCGACGAGATGCAGACGTATCGGGAGGTGCGTGAGAAGACCAGCCAGCTGATCCAGGCGCTGAACAGCAAGGGCATCGGCAAGGGCTCGCGCACGGCCATCATCTCGGCCAACCGTCCCGAGGTGCTGCACAACATCGCGGCCGGCTCCATCGCGGGCGTGTGCGCCACCGCCCTGCATCCGCTCGGCTCGCTCGACGACCACGCCTACGTCATCGAGAACGCGGGCATCGAGACGCTCATCTACGACCCCACCGCGTTCGATGGGCTGGCCAAGGCGCTCAAGGAGCGCGTGCCCACGTTGAAGAACCTGCTGGCCTTCGGCCCCACCGAGGTGGGCGAGGACTACTGCGCGCTGGCGGCGACCTTCGAGCCCAAGCCGCTCGTGGCCGCGGACATCACCGCCGAGGACCTCAACACCATCGTGTTCACGGGCGGCACCACGGGGCGCCCCAAGGGCGTGCTGCAGCCGTACCGCTCGGGTGCGTACATGACCATGGTGCAGATGGCCGAGTGGGAGTGGCCCGAGGAGATCCGCTTCCTCGTCGCCACGCCCCTCTCGCACGCGGCGGCCGCGGTGTTCGTGCCCACGCTGCAGCGCGGCGGCGCGCTCTACGCCACCAAGGGCTTCACGCCGGACATCTTCTTCGACACCGTCGAGAAGCACCGCATCACCACCACGTTCCTGGTACCGGTCATGGTCTACGCGCTGCTCGACCATCCGCGCGCGAAGACGGCCGACATCTCGTCGCTCGAGACGCTGTTCTATGGCGCCTCGCCCATGTCGCCCGCGCGCCTGCAGCAAGGTGTGGAGCAGTGGGGCCAGATCTTCTTCCAGTTCTTCGGGCAGTCCGAGGCGCCCATGGTGCTGACGCACATGAAGAAGAAGGAGCACGACCTGAGCAAGCCCGAGCGCTTCTCGTCCTGCGGTCGGCCCGCCCCCTGGGTGCACATGGCCCTGCTCGACGACGAGGACAAGCCCGTGCCGGCCGGCGAGGCGGGCGAGATCTGCGTGCGCGGCCCGCTGGTCATGAAGGGCTACCACGAGCTCCCGGAGGAGACGGCCAAGGCGTTCTCGGGCGGCTGGCTGCACACGGGCGACGTCGGTCGCCTGGACGAGGACGGGTTCCTCTACATCGTGGACCGCAAGAAGGACATGATCGTCACCGGCGGGTTCAACGTGTTCCCGCGTGAGCTGGAGGACGTCATCTCCGCGCACCCGAGCGTGGCCATGGTGTCGGTCATCGGCGTGCCCGACGAGCGCTGGGGCGAGGCCGTGAAGGCCGTCGTCGTGCTCAAGCCCGGCGTCGAGGGCACGCAGGAGCTCGCCATGGAGCTCAAGGAGCGCGTGAAGGAGGCCAAGGGCTCGGTCCAGACGCCGAAGTCGGTCGACTTCGTGGACAAGATCCCCCTCTCGGCCGTGGGCAAGCCCGACAAGAAGGCGCTGCGCGCGACCTACTGGGGCGACCGCGCCCGCTCGGTCAACTGA
- a CDS encoding NAD(P)-dependent oxidoreductase: protein MMLTGAFGNLGMATAEALIRAGHDVRALDLDTKLNRKRAAALQKLATRSGQNLDVRYGDIRDVTYVRHAVLECDAVIHHAAVLPPTTESAPELARAVNVGGTECVLRAIEDNRTPPRLVFPSSVSVHGPRLHERPPVRASTPTQGTDEYTRGKIACETMIRASRVPWVIMRVGVSPDPGATSVTLDTLRMLFRISPKNRLEYVHRDDVARAFAAAVSCDEALGKTLMLGGGKGCRITHYDLMQALFDALGLGHVPFEAFGDESYYTDWMDTDEAERLLHFQGGRFEDYAAELKQRMAPVRLGLRPGRRAVRWGFLSLVRPR from the coding sequence GTGATGCTGACAGGGGCCTTCGGGAACCTCGGGATGGCTACGGCCGAAGCCTTGATCCGCGCCGGCCACGATGTGCGCGCCCTGGACCTCGACACCAAGCTCAACCGCAAGCGCGCGGCTGCCCTGCAGAAGCTCGCTACACGGTCAGGGCAGAACCTGGACGTGCGCTACGGCGACATCCGCGACGTCACGTACGTGCGCCACGCCGTGCTCGAGTGCGACGCGGTCATCCACCATGCCGCGGTGTTGCCTCCCACCACCGAGAGCGCGCCCGAGCTGGCGCGCGCGGTGAACGTGGGTGGCACAGAGTGTGTGCTGCGCGCCATCGAAGACAACCGCACACCGCCGCGCCTCGTCTTCCCGTCCAGCGTGAGCGTCCACGGGCCGCGCTTGCACGAGCGCCCGCCCGTGCGCGCCAGCACGCCCACTCAGGGCACGGACGAGTACACGCGGGGCAAGATCGCGTGCGAGACCATGATCCGAGCTTCGCGCGTGCCGTGGGTGATCATGCGCGTAGGGGTCTCGCCCGACCCGGGCGCCACCAGCGTGACCCTCGACACGCTGCGCATGCTGTTCCGCATCTCGCCCAAGAACCGCCTCGAGTACGTGCACCGCGACGACGTCGCGCGCGCGTTCGCGGCCGCCGTGTCGTGCGACGAGGCGCTGGGCAAGACGCTCATGCTGGGCGGCGGGAAGGGCTGCCGCATCACGCACTACGACCTGATGCAGGCGCTCTTCGACGCGCTGGGCCTGGGCCACGTCCCGTTCGAGGCGTTCGGTGACGAGAGCTACTACACGGACTGGATGGACACGGACGAGGCGGAGCGTCTGCTGCACTTTCAGGGTGGGCGCTTCGAGGACTACGCCGCCGAGCTGAAGCAGCGGATGGCCCCCGTGCGCCTGGGGCTACGTCCCGGGCGACGCGCCGTGCGCTGGGGCTTCCTGTCGCTGGTGCGCCCCCGCTGA
- a CDS encoding wax ester/triacylglycerol synthase family O-acyltransferase, with product MERLSGLDASFLYLETPKMHMHVAMAAVLDPANMPGGYSFEKVQNLIESRVHRLPAFRRRLVEVPFELHHPVWIDDPDFDIIRHVRRVACPAPGGRRELGEICGRIASTPLDRSRPLWEAWVIEGIEGGRFAVMTKVHHAAVDGATGAGLLVHLFSLDASEAAPGPATTPTFRGEGVPSPVDMLREAVVSRVKQPAEFVRLVAQTASAVAGVAKQRQEADALVGGTPLRAPRTSFNGALSARRNVAFAQLPLEGLKRVKDRHGVKLNDVVLAVCAGTLRRYLEGRAELPVDPLVAVCPISVRSMRPGLGSNHVSGMFTSLATDIDDPVERLMAIKAATMGAKHEHQAIGADMLQSWAEFAAPTTFHLAGRFYSRLRLADKHRPIHNLVISNVPGPQVPIYLAGARLVAVYPMGPVMEGAGLNITVMSYDGHVDFGFMVAADLVPDVWSMAAFVRPAYEELRTAR from the coding sequence GTGGAACGCCTCTCCGGTCTCGACGCCTCCTTCCTCTATCTCGAGACGCCCAAGATGCACATGCACGTGGCCATGGCCGCGGTGCTGGACCCGGCCAACATGCCGGGGGGCTACAGCTTCGAGAAAGTCCAGAACCTCATCGAGAGCCGCGTGCACCGGCTGCCCGCGTTCCGCCGGCGGCTGGTGGAGGTGCCGTTCGAGCTGCACCACCCCGTGTGGATCGACGACCCCGACTTCGACATCATCCGTCACGTGCGGCGCGTGGCCTGCCCCGCGCCCGGGGGGCGCCGTGAGCTGGGCGAGATCTGTGGACGCATCGCCAGCACACCACTGGACCGCTCACGCCCGCTGTGGGAGGCGTGGGTCATCGAGGGCATCGAGGGGGGGCGCTTCGCCGTCATGACCAAGGTGCACCACGCGGCGGTCGATGGGGCGACGGGCGCGGGTCTGCTCGTGCACCTCTTCAGCCTCGACGCCAGCGAGGCCGCGCCTGGCCCCGCGACGACCCCGACGTTCCGGGGTGAGGGCGTTCCGTCGCCCGTGGACATGCTGCGCGAGGCGGTCGTCTCGCGGGTGAAGCAGCCGGCCGAATTCGTGCGCTTGGTGGCGCAGACCGCGAGCGCCGTGGCAGGGGTCGCCAAGCAGCGGCAGGAGGCCGACGCCCTGGTGGGAGGCACGCCCCTGCGCGCGCCGCGCACCAGCTTCAACGGAGCGCTGAGCGCGCGGCGCAACGTGGCCTTCGCGCAGCTGCCCCTCGAGGGGCTCAAGCGCGTCAAGGACCGCCACGGGGTCAAGCTCAACGACGTGGTGCTGGCCGTGTGCGCAGGGACGCTGCGCCGGTACCTGGAGGGGCGCGCAGAGCTGCCTGTGGATCCCTTGGTTGCCGTGTGCCCCATCTCCGTGCGCTCCATGCGCCCCGGGCTCGGCAGCAATCACGTGTCGGGCATGTTCACCTCGCTAGCCACCGACATCGACGACCCGGTCGAGCGCCTGATGGCCATCAAGGCGGCCACCATGGGCGCGAAGCACGAGCATCAGGCGATTGGCGCCGACATGCTGCAGAGCTGGGCGGAATTCGCGGCGCCCACCACCTTCCACTTGGCGGGGCGCTTCTACTCGCGCCTGCGCCTGGCCGACAAGCACCGCCCCATCCACAACCTGGTCATCTCCAACGTGCCCGGGCCACAAGTCCCCATCTATCTGGCGGGCGCACGCCTGGTGGCGGTGTACCCCATGGGCCCGGTGATGGAGGGCGCGGGGCTCAACATCACGGTCATGAGTTACGACGGGCACGTGGACTTCGGGTTCATGGTCGCCGCCGACCTCGTCCCGGATGTGTGGTCGATGGCGGCGTTCGTGCGGCCCGCCTACGAAGAGCTGCGCACCGCGCGCTGA
- a CDS encoding PQQ-dependent sugar dehydrogenase, whose product MAHRLLARAARSQPLTLTLAWLLWCAPADVRADLVGSPAGFAESTWLSTASDITGMAFAPDGSSRLFLTRKGGEVRIVQLNPGGAGTLLPTPFATVSPVFTNSECGLIGIAFDPDFVTNGYVFLFVTVSDSEQQIIRYTASGDVGTAKTVIVQDLPTRGQNHDGGGIGFGADGMLYWSIGDLGNGTGVDADLTRMAAKVGRARRDGSVPGDNPFVDGPGGNADYIFARGFRNPFTLTFQPTTGLLWVNVVGTTYEQAFVVRRGNHAGYNDYENDQPDGFITPVIAYRTGGTRTLVVEPDGAVRSGGVITFTTAVGHRLRQGERIVVTGVTDDSFNGTFYVAQGSRAPNDRLFTVSSPGPDASSGGGQLTTMAQGRTMSGGTFYDATGFPEAYRGNFFYGDFIDNRMMRAVVGPGTAVSSVDYWSTNLNAPIDQAVGPDGALYTASYNGTIYRTRYSAPSQALVVSQRHVRALEGGAAVFSISLAQAPAGDVSVMIVRESGDADVSVTQGSALTFTTGNWMDPQPVRIVAANDEDGEDDRAQLRVSSSGLVAVDVQVDVTDSASVVLVVSTPNLTLTEGGTRTFTVRLADAPDADVLVNVARGAGDADLSVSSGAQLTFTPANYATPQIVTIAAAEDADGVNDTATFTVSAAGAATRSVQAIAVDDDAGGADAGVVEDGGASDASVTLDGGRLDAGSGPNGGGGCGCRVSAGGERAPAWPTVVVIAAALWRRRGGRCRTRLG is encoded by the coding sequence ATGGCACACCGTCTCCTTGCACGCGCGGCCCGGTCGCAGCCCCTCACCCTGACGCTCGCATGGCTGCTGTGGTGCGCACCGGCCGACGTTCGCGCGGACTTGGTGGGCTCGCCGGCGGGTTTCGCGGAGAGCACCTGGCTGTCCACGGCGAGCGACATCACTGGCATGGCGTTCGCCCCCGACGGGTCCAGCCGGCTGTTCCTGACCCGCAAGGGAGGCGAGGTGCGCATCGTGCAGCTGAACCCGGGTGGGGCTGGGACGCTGCTCCCCACGCCCTTCGCGACGGTCTCGCCCGTGTTCACCAACAGCGAGTGTGGCCTGATCGGCATCGCGTTCGACCCAGACTTCGTGACCAACGGCTACGTGTTCCTGTTCGTCACGGTCTCCGACTCCGAACAACAGATCATCCGGTACACCGCGAGCGGCGACGTCGGCACCGCGAAGACTGTGATCGTCCAAGACCTCCCCACGCGCGGGCAGAACCACGACGGGGGTGGCATCGGCTTCGGCGCGGACGGCATGCTGTATTGGTCCATCGGGGATCTGGGCAACGGCACGGGCGTGGACGCAGACCTGACGCGGATGGCCGCGAAGGTAGGACGGGCGCGACGCGACGGTTCGGTCCCGGGCGACAACCCCTTCGTCGATGGTCCGGGCGGCAACGCCGACTACATCTTCGCCAGGGGCTTCCGCAACCCGTTCACGCTGACGTTCCAGCCCACCACGGGGCTCCTGTGGGTCAACGTGGTGGGTACCACCTACGAACAGGCGTTCGTCGTGCGGCGAGGGAACCACGCAGGCTACAACGACTACGAGAACGATCAGCCAGACGGCTTCATCACGCCGGTCATCGCGTATCGCACCGGGGGGACGCGCACGCTGGTGGTGGAGCCGGACGGGGCCGTGCGCAGCGGCGGCGTCATCACCTTCACGACGGCCGTCGGTCACCGCTTGCGCCAGGGTGAGCGGATCGTGGTCACAGGCGTGACGGACGACAGCTTCAACGGCACGTTCTACGTGGCGCAGGGCTCGCGCGCGCCGAACGACCGCCTCTTCACCGTGTCGAGCCCCGGACCCGACGCGAGCAGCGGCGGCGGGCAGCTGACCACCATGGCGCAAGGGCGCACCATGAGTGGTGGCACGTTCTACGATGCCACCGGCTTCCCCGAGGCCTATCGCGGCAACTTCTTCTACGGCGACTTCATCGACAACCGCATGATGCGCGCGGTGGTGGGTCCGGGCACCGCGGTGAGCAGCGTGGACTACTGGTCCACCAACCTGAACGCGCCCATCGACCAAGCCGTCGGCCCCGACGGCGCGCTCTACACGGCGAGCTACAACGGCACCATCTACCGCACGCGGTACTCCGCACCGTCGCAAGCGCTCGTCGTGTCGCAGCGCCACGTGCGCGCGCTCGAGGGCGGCGCGGCGGTGTTCTCGATCTCGCTCGCGCAGGCACCGGCGGGAGACGTGAGCGTCATGATCGTGCGGGAGAGTGGGGACGCCGACGTGAGCGTGACGCAGGGCAGCGCCCTGACGTTCACCACCGGCAACTGGATGGACCCGCAGCCCGTGCGCATCGTCGCCGCGAACGACGAGGACGGGGAAGACGATCGCGCGCAGCTGCGCGTCTCGTCGAGCGGGCTCGTCGCGGTGGACGTCCAGGTCGACGTGACCGACAGCGCCTCCGTGGTGTTGGTGGTGTCGACGCCCAACCTGACCCTCACCGAAGGTGGGACGCGCACGTTCACCGTGCGGCTCGCCGACGCACCTGACGCCGACGTGCTCGTGAACGTCGCTCGCGGCGCGGGGGACGCGGATCTCAGCGTCAGCTCTGGCGCGCAGCTGACCTTCACGCCTGCGAACTACGCGACGCCGCAGATCGTCACCATCGCAGCGGCCGAGGACGCCGACGGTGTCAACGACACGGCGACGTTCACGGTGAGCGCGGCGGGCGCGGCGACGCGCTCCGTCCAAGCCATCGCGGTGGACGACGACGCTGGGGGAGCGGACGCGGGGGTCGTGGAAGACGGAGGCGCGTCGGACGCGAGCGTGACGCTCGACGGAGGACGACTGGACGCAGGGAGCGGGCCGAACGGTGGTGGAGGCTGTGGGTGCCGTGTCAGCGCGGGAGGGGAGCGCGCTCCGGCCTGGCCCACCGTGGTCGTCATCGCGGCTGCGCTTTGGCGGCGTCGAGGAGGGCGCTGCCGCACACGCCTCGGATGA